In a genomic window of Bradyrhizobium sp. LLZ17:
- a CDS encoding TRAP transporter substrate-binding protein yields MSFSRRTLLKASAATAVLGGLSAPHVARAESAEFTYKYANNLPDTHPLNVRAKEMAAAIKSETGGKFDLQIFPNNQLGSDTDMLSQIRSGGVEFFTLSGLILATLVPAASINGIGFAFPDYDTVWKAMDGDLGAYVRGEIKKSGLEVMDKIWDNGFRQTTSSSKPITGPDDFKGFKIRVPVSPLWTSMFKAFDAAPASINFSEVYSALQTKIVEGQENPLAIISTAKLYEVQKYCSLTNHMWDGFWFLANRRAWEKLPEDIRKVVAKNINAAALNERTDTAKLNANLQQELAAKGLTFNQPTVAPFRDKLRSAGFYAEWKGKYGEQAWDLLEKAVGKLS; encoded by the coding sequence ATGAGCTTTTCCCGACGCACGCTTCTCAAGGCCTCCGCCGCGACCGCGGTCCTGGGCGGCCTCAGCGCGCCCCATGTCGCGCGGGCCGAGAGCGCCGAGTTCACCTACAAATACGCTAACAACCTGCCAGACACCCATCCCTTGAACGTGCGCGCCAAGGAGATGGCGGCGGCGATCAAGAGCGAGACCGGCGGCAAGTTCGACCTCCAGATCTTCCCGAACAACCAGCTCGGCTCGGACACCGACATGCTGAGCCAGATCCGCTCAGGCGGCGTCGAGTTCTTCACGCTCTCCGGACTGATCCTGGCGACCTTGGTGCCGGCGGCCTCGATCAACGGCATCGGCTTCGCATTCCCGGACTACGACACGGTCTGGAAGGCCATGGACGGCGACCTTGGCGCCTATGTCCGCGGCGAGATCAAGAAGTCCGGCCTCGAGGTCATGGACAAGATCTGGGACAACGGCTTCCGCCAGACCACGTCGTCGAGCAAGCCGATCACCGGCCCGGACGATTTCAAGGGCTTCAAGATCCGCGTGCCGGTGTCGCCGCTGTGGACCTCGATGTTCAAGGCGTTCGACGCGGCGCCCGCCTCGATCAATTTCAGCGAGGTCTATTCGGCGCTCCAGACCAAGATCGTCGAGGGCCAGGAGAACCCGCTGGCGATCATCTCGACCGCAAAGCTCTACGAGGTGCAGAAATACTGCTCGCTGACCAACCACATGTGGGACGGCTTCTGGTTCCTGGCCAACCGCCGCGCATGGGAAAAATTGCCGGAGGATATCCGCAAGGTCGTCGCCAAGAACATCAATGCCGCCGCGCTCAACGAGCGCACCGACACCGCGAAGCTGAACGCCAATCTGCAGCAGGAGCTCGCGGCCAAGGGCCTGACGTTCAACCAGCCCACGGTTGCGCCGTTCCGCGACAAGCTGCGGAGTGCCGGCTTCTATGCGGAGTGGAAGGGCAAATACGGCGAGCAGGCCTGGGACCTTCTGGAGAAGGCCGTCGGCAAGCTATCGTAA